From Cellvibrio zantedeschiae, the proteins below share one genomic window:
- a CDS encoding CPBP family intramembrane glutamic endopeptidase: MGLFSLQSRRFWVVFLAAALIALLAGLHIMFKSLPVLNVDIEFSRAEAVAAAESFSQKQFPELKTDRSAAVFVSNRGLQNYVELEAGGVTAYNSIINNVDAMTHYWKVRKFSESQQKELTTSFSPKGVPLSFWLTVPDEEPGAALEEAAAREIAERGAREFLGERFNAYKSFETVVRKQTSGRADYSFTYEHESLKLAEAKFRIAIRVAGEKLVGIDTISHIPEAFNQRYGEMRSVNDQISRIANFLMMGLWGLGGLIGGGIWLHRRHQLRWKRGFLPALFVGSGMAATVLAGIPMSWMGYNTTISASNFLLQQVVAAGTLMVGSTLIFATIYSVAEGLSRQAFASHPKLFDFFRKPVAATPEALGRVLGGYASAGFFLLYAMSFIVLSRSMGWWSPTDAQTDPNILASWRPALGPIFMAMQAGTWEECLFRAIPLALAAIIGGRYGIRTPLIIFVLILQALIFGGAHANYPQLPGYSRLIELFIPSIFFGLVYLRFGLVVGMLTHFTYDLILMSMPIFVSNDPNLLIDKMLVVLVGTAPLLLVLWARYKAGAFTPLAAEWRNGVAEVPNIPEPVSAPQTVSAVEPEPSGLKPIYLKPIFLLPVALICFAVLIAEWRKPAQIDWLQYQITRAEAKALAEKELATRGVKLEGEWHSAVLTHVGWRQPMDFVWKETNPETFKGLVGRYLDTPLWQITWSKFDGPVEGRSEKWQVYLRADGSLHDVLHTLPEGAAGAKLTREQATAKALGWIVEHGWGDTNQLEEKSVEETVRPARSDWAVKYIDKAAFNQKDGQAVIRITLNGDEVSSTARTIDIPEKWTRAEAEKQSRKMPFNIATGLAGLVLIALALSTFFRKHTGRKIKVGLALPWILFSTLSFLVVSLLWLDGDLVNFQPTTGWNQQLAMSILSSVLQVAVIGVLILFAAQAVYAERPLANATIKSDYILGASIALVVAGLYALASLAFPSKNTPPSYAADWGTYQPLVAVIFNGFKAFIKKLAIIIVLIGAARFLQSRLKLAVFVSLFLVTTVGVVLSADEIAPAIANQVLMFFSFIIMLMLIRRKQLGVLIAMLGVGVALGQANIGNALYSSAWAHAAISMICCLLVTYVFLRHWHRNSVL, from the coding sequence ATGGGGTTATTTTCATTGCAGTCGCGCCGTTTTTGGGTGGTGTTTTTGGCGGCGGCTCTCATCGCACTCTTGGCCGGGCTTCACATAATGTTCAAGAGCCTGCCGGTGCTCAACGTTGATATAGAATTTTCGCGAGCTGAGGCGGTTGCTGCGGCCGAAAGCTTCTCGCAAAAGCAATTTCCTGAACTCAAAACTGACCGCAGCGCTGCTGTGTTTGTGAGCAATCGTGGCTTGCAAAATTATGTTGAGTTGGAGGCGGGAGGTGTTACTGCCTATAACAGCATCATCAACAATGTTGATGCTATGACTCACTACTGGAAAGTGCGCAAATTTTCCGAGAGCCAGCAAAAAGAGTTAACCACCAGCTTTAGTCCCAAAGGAGTGCCTTTATCCTTCTGGCTTACTGTGCCCGATGAGGAGCCTGGCGCTGCATTGGAAGAGGCCGCCGCACGTGAGATTGCCGAGCGCGGCGCACGTGAATTTTTAGGCGAGCGCTTCAACGCTTATAAATCTTTTGAAACGGTTGTGCGCAAGCAAACCTCCGGGCGTGCCGATTATAGTTTTACCTACGAGCATGAATCGCTGAAATTAGCCGAGGCTAAATTTCGTATAGCCATACGTGTTGCGGGCGAGAAGTTGGTCGGCATAGATACAATTAGCCATATCCCTGAAGCCTTCAATCAGCGTTATGGAGAGATGCGTTCGGTAAACGACCAAATTTCGCGTATAGCAAACTTCCTCATGATGGGATTGTGGGGTCTTGGTGGATTGATTGGCGGTGGTATTTGGCTGCACAGACGTCATCAACTGCGATGGAAGCGCGGTTTTTTGCCTGCGTTGTTTGTGGGGAGCGGTATGGCCGCTACCGTTCTTGCTGGCATTCCTATGAGTTGGATGGGCTACAACACAACGATTTCTGCGAGCAATTTTTTATTGCAGCAAGTTGTGGCCGCAGGAACCTTGATGGTGGGTAGCACACTAATTTTTGCAACGATTTATTCGGTGGCCGAAGGTTTATCTCGTCAGGCTTTTGCCAGTCACCCCAAGTTGTTTGATTTCTTTCGCAAACCAGTTGCCGCAACTCCAGAAGCTCTTGGGCGCGTATTGGGCGGCTACGCCAGCGCCGGGTTCTTTCTGCTCTACGCAATGAGTTTTATCGTCTTAAGCCGCAGTATGGGGTGGTGGTCACCCACTGATGCGCAAACAGATCCCAATATCCTCGCCAGCTGGCGCCCGGCATTAGGGCCAATTTTTATGGCGATGCAGGCGGGTACCTGGGAAGAGTGTTTGTTCCGGGCCATACCTTTGGCGCTTGCCGCGATTATCGGAGGTCGCTATGGCATTCGTACGCCGCTCATTATTTTTGTCCTCATTCTACAAGCGCTTATCTTTGGTGGCGCCCATGCTAATTATCCGCAGCTGCCCGGCTACAGTCGCTTGATTGAGTTATTTATTCCCTCCATCTTTTTCGGTTTGGTTTATCTGCGCTTCGGGTTGGTTGTGGGGATGCTCACGCACTTTACCTACGACTTGATACTCATGAGCATGCCGATCTTTGTGTCCAATGATCCGAACCTTCTGATTGATAAAATGTTGGTGGTATTGGTGGGTACTGCGCCGCTCTTGCTGGTGTTGTGGGCACGCTATAAGGCCGGTGCATTTACTCCACTGGCGGCGGAGTGGCGCAATGGTGTGGCAGAGGTACCAAATATCCCTGAACCTGTATCGGCGCCGCAAACTGTGTCGGCAGTGGAGCCTGAGCCGTCTGGCTTAAAACCCATTTACCTAAAGCCAATCTTCCTGTTGCCGGTAGCGCTGATCTGTTTTGCAGTGCTTATTGCGGAGTGGCGTAAGCCCGCGCAAATCGATTGGTTGCAGTATCAAATAACCCGTGCAGAAGCCAAAGCTCTGGCAGAAAAAGAGCTGGCAACGCGCGGCGTAAAACTTGAGGGTGAATGGCATTCTGCAGTACTGACCCATGTCGGCTGGCGTCAACCCATGGATTTCGTATGGAAGGAGACTAATCCAGAAACCTTTAAAGGCCTGGTGGGGCGCTATTTGGATACTCCTTTATGGCAAATCACCTGGAGCAAGTTTGACGGCCCGGTAGAAGGGCGCTCCGAGAAATGGCAAGTCTACCTGCGTGCCGATGGCAGTTTGCACGATGTACTTCATACGCTGCCTGAGGGTGCCGCTGGCGCCAAGCTTACCCGTGAGCAAGCAACGGCTAAAGCGCTAGGCTGGATTGTTGAGCACGGTTGGGGCGATACCAACCAGCTGGAAGAAAAATCCGTAGAGGAAACTGTGCGCCCGGCGCGCAGCGATTGGGCCGTCAAATACATTGATAAAGCGGCGTTCAACCAAAAAGATGGCCAGGCTGTTATCCGCATTACCTTAAATGGCGATGAGGTATCGAGTACTGCTCGCACCATAGATATCCCTGAAAAATGGACGCGTGCCGAAGCTGAAAAGCAGTCCCGCAAAATGCCCTTTAATATCGCGACTGGGTTGGCGGGGTTGGTGCTGATTGCGCTGGCTTTGAGCACCTTCTTCCGTAAGCACACGGGGCGCAAAATCAAAGTTGGCCTTGCGCTGCCATGGATATTATTTAGTACCTTGTCATTCTTGGTGGTATCACTGCTATGGCTTGATGGAGATCTTGTAAATTTCCAACCGACAACGGGTTGGAATCAGCAATTGGCCATGAGTATTTTGTCCAGCGTACTGCAGGTTGCTGTTATTGGTGTATTGATTTTGTTTGCGGCCCAGGCTGTTTATGCTGAGCGCCCCTTGGCGAATGCAACCATCAAATCTGATTATATTCTGGGTGCGAGCATAGCCTTGGTTGTTGCGGGTTTGTATGCATTGGCGAGTTTGGCATTTCCTTCTAAAAATACACCACCAAGCTATGCGGCAGATTGGGGAACCTATCAACCTCTGGTAGCCGTTATTTTTAATGGCTTTAAAGCCTTTATCAAAAAACTCGCAATCATTATTGTGCTGATAGGCGCTGCACGCTTTTTGCAAAGTCGCCTGAAGTTGGCTGTGTTCGTGAGTTTATTTTTGGTTACCACTGTTGGGGTAGTTTTGTCGGCTGATGAAATTGCACCTGCGATTGCCAATCAGGTTTTGATGTTCTTTAGTTTTATTATCATGCTCATGTTAATTCGCCGTAAACAATTAGGCGTGTTGATTGCGATGCTGGGGGTGGGTGTTGCTTTAGGGCAGGCGAACATCGGGAATGCGCTTTATTCCAGCGCTTGGGCACATGCTGCGATTAGTATGATCTGTTGCTTGCTGGTTACCTATGTTTTCTTGCGTCACTGGCATCGCAATAGCGTTTTGTGA
- a CDS encoding gluconate 2-dehydrogenase subunit 3 family protein, with protein sequence MNRREVLRYTAWITGSAVSASLTSAILSGCSEQTSEQNKTTGTPTNPNSSHLHFFTPEQFALVGLLADTILPRTDSPSATDVKVHITLDSMLGQVFDVTYQTTHKTHWLALEKYLGQQQFLQLSPTAQVEALKALELNKSDDTTSAKKALIEFKQQVIAYYLTTEEIGEKFLNYLPIPGSYKPCISVAEVNNKAWAL encoded by the coding sequence ATGAACAGAAGAGAAGTTCTCAGGTACACCGCCTGGATTACCGGCAGCGCTGTATCCGCATCATTAACGAGTGCAATTTTGTCGGGGTGTTCAGAGCAAACATCTGAACAAAATAAAACAACAGGCACGCCCACCAACCCTAACTCCAGTCATTTGCACTTTTTTACACCCGAGCAATTTGCATTGGTTGGCTTGCTGGCGGACACCATTTTGCCCCGCACCGACAGCCCATCTGCAACCGATGTAAAAGTTCACATCACACTCGATTCAATGTTGGGCCAAGTGTTTGATGTAACCTATCAAACCACACACAAAACCCATTGGTTAGCATTAGAAAAATATCTAGGCCAACAACAATTTTTACAGCTATCACCAACGGCTCAAGTAGAAGCATTAAAAGCACTTGAACTGAACAAGAGCGATGACACAACAAGCGCAAAAAAAGCCTTGATAGAGTTCAAACAACAAGTCATCGCGTATTACTTAACGACGGAAGAAATTGGCGAGAAGTTTTTAAATTATCTGCCTATTCCCGGATCTTATAAACCCTGTATTTCAGTCGCTGAAGTTAACAATAAAGCGTGGGCACTCTAA
- the pdxH gene encoding pyridoxamine 5'-phosphate oxidase, which produces MDLHLENFRREYTQGGLELEDLAANPFEQFNRWMEQTIKSGIPDPNAMTIATVDASGQPSQRIVLLKSLDDKGFVFYTNLGSRKAQDLKQNPKISLHFPWYFLERQVKVCGVAEQLSTAEVLKYFVTRPRDSQLGAWASQQSRPISSRALLMQQFESMKNKFAKGEIPVPDFWGGFRVKPHQIEFWQGGEARLHDRFEYNLQPDNSWTIERLEP; this is translated from the coding sequence ATGGATTTACATTTAGAAAACTTTCGCCGCGAGTACACTCAAGGTGGATTGGAACTGGAGGATTTGGCTGCTAACCCTTTTGAGCAGTTTAATCGTTGGATGGAACAGACCATCAAGTCTGGTATTCCTGATCCAAATGCGATGACCATTGCCACGGTTGATGCGTCTGGTCAGCCGTCGCAACGCATAGTGCTGCTAAAAAGTCTCGACGATAAAGGCTTTGTGTTTTACACCAACTTAGGCAGCCGCAAGGCGCAGGATCTAAAACAGAACCCAAAAATCAGTTTGCATTTCCCTTGGTATTTTTTAGAACGCCAAGTAAAAGTGTGTGGCGTAGCTGAACAACTTTCCACCGCAGAAGTTTTAAAATATTTCGTAACGCGCCCACGCGATAGCCAACTCGGTGCCTGGGCATCGCAACAGAGTCGCCCGATTTCATCGCGCGCTTTGTTAATGCAACAATTCGAATCTATGAAAAATAAATTTGCCAAGGGCGAAATTCCTGTGCCCGATTTTTGGGGCGGGTTTCGTGTCAAACCGCATCAAATAGAATTTTGGCAGGGCGGTGAGGCGCGCTTGCATGATCGCTTTGAATACAATTTGCAGCCGGATAATTCTTGGACGATCGAGCGGTTAGAGCCTTAA
- a CDS encoding GMC oxidoreductase: MIKTTTTDYDAIVIGSGISGGFAAMELCTKGYKTLVLERGRDVTHGDYPTAMMDPWDLPHNDKVPQAEITTHYPKQNRLAWWVTQANKQWINKDDEYPYEEDERFDWIRGHHTGGRSLMWGRQCYRWSDIDFEANKKEGVAVDWPIRYADIEPWYTYVETFVGVSGQKENLKQVPDGVFLKPFPLNCAEQHLRENVAKKYPGRVVTPGRVANLSEYKPEIHKGKRGQCLSRNRCWRGCPFGAYFSSQSATLPVAQETGNLTLRPNSIVQEIIYDATSGKATGVRIKDAETGKQLNISARIIFCNASTVGTTAILLNSRSEKFPNGLGNSSGELGHNLMDHHYGMGASGILPGLEDTYYSGRKPTGFYIPRFTNIDEKTKKADYLRGFGYQGEAQRITNAPEGVIGTALKDVIFSPGAYRVNMTCFGEMLPYHENRMYLDFSKTDKHGMPLITFDAKLRDNEHKLREDGVKCAVEMLEAAGCKNITSYNSATAPGACIHEMGTARMGRDPKTSVLNKWNQMHDVPNVFVTDGACMTSSGTQNPSITYMALTARAVDYAHKQMLAGAL; encoded by the coding sequence ATGATCAAAACAACAACAACCGATTACGATGCAATTGTCATTGGCTCTGGTATTAGCGGCGGCTTCGCGGCTATGGAGCTTTGCACTAAAGGCTATAAAACGCTGGTACTTGAGCGCGGACGCGACGTGACACATGGAGATTATCCTACGGCGATGATGGACCCTTGGGATCTTCCTCATAACGACAAGGTTCCGCAGGCGGAAATTACTACACATTATCCAAAACAGAATCGTTTAGCTTGGTGGGTTACACAAGCAAACAAACAGTGGATTAATAAAGACGACGAATATCCTTACGAGGAAGATGAACGTTTCGATTGGATTCGCGGCCACCACACCGGCGGACGTTCACTTATGTGGGGACGCCAATGCTACAGATGGAGTGATATTGATTTCGAAGCCAACAAAAAAGAGGGCGTCGCGGTCGATTGGCCAATTCGTTACGCTGATATCGAACCTTGGTACACCTACGTTGAAACATTTGTGGGCGTAAGTGGGCAAAAAGAAAATTTGAAGCAAGTTCCTGACGGCGTGTTCTTAAAGCCATTTCCACTCAATTGTGCTGAACAACACTTACGTGAAAATGTTGCAAAGAAATATCCGGGGCGCGTAGTTACGCCAGGGCGTGTTGCCAACCTGAGCGAGTACAAACCGGAAATACATAAAGGTAAGCGTGGGCAGTGTTTATCGCGCAATCGCTGCTGGCGCGGATGTCCATTTGGTGCTTATTTCAGTAGCCAATCAGCTACTTTGCCAGTCGCGCAAGAGACCGGCAATTTAACCCTGCGCCCCAACAGCATAGTGCAAGAAATTATTTATGATGCAACCAGTGGCAAGGCAACGGGTGTGCGCATTAAAGATGCAGAAACGGGCAAGCAATTAAATATTTCAGCACGCATTATTTTTTGTAATGCCAGCACCGTCGGTACCACTGCCATTTTACTGAATAGCCGCTCGGAGAAATTTCCTAATGGCCTGGGTAACAGTAGTGGTGAACTTGGCCATAACCTTATGGATCATCACTATGGAATGGGCGCTTCCGGTATTTTACCGGGGCTTGAAGATACTTATTATTCCGGCCGTAAACCAACGGGTTTTTATATCCCGCGCTTTACTAATATTGATGAAAAAACTAAAAAGGCAGATTACTTGCGCGGCTTTGGTTATCAGGGTGAAGCACAACGCATTACTAATGCGCCGGAAGGCGTTATTGGTACTGCATTGAAAGATGTGATTTTTTCACCGGGTGCTTACAGAGTGAATATGACGTGTTTTGGAGAAATGCTGCCCTATCACGAGAACCGCATGTACCTGGACTTTAGCAAGACCGATAAACATGGAATGCCGCTCATCACCTTTGATGCCAAGCTACGTGACAACGAGCATAAGCTGCGTGAAGACGGCGTCAAGTGTGCGGTAGAAATGTTAGAAGCCGCTGGTTGTAAAAATATCACGTCGTACAACAGCGCTACTGCACCAGGAGCTTGTATCCATGAAATGGGAACGGCGCGTATGGGGCGCGACCCGAAAACCAGTGTGCTCAACAAATGGAACCAAATGCATGATGTACCCAATGTATTTGTCACTGACGGTGCCTGCATGACCAGTTCTGGAACGCAGAACCCCAGTATCACTTACATGGCGTTAACCGCTCGCGCTGTCGATTATGCTCATAAGCAAATGTTGGCGGGAGCACTTTAA
- a CDS encoding ABC transporter substrate-binding protein gives MKTDYSRMLAGLLLCLTAMSAWSIEYITPKPLAETLKGSVGTVKNGTLELPIISWGADIATIHANGNGISTAPDSLFGQAGLDFKLVREDVFARQLEKYMSGTTPYLRGTMGMINMASDLLAGDPRTKPVVIAKLSDSAGGDVLVVKEGIRTVADLRGKTVALQAYGPHLDYLNRLLNDANLTLADIKVKWVRDLTASANSPAEALRQKDVDAAFVITPDALALTSNGTVGTGAEESVRGARVLVSTKTANKVIVDVYAVRADYLEQNRAKVEAFVSVLLKAQEQVAVLVTNSGSQKAEYQKLMKSSAKLLLDSEQAVADAEGMYADAALALFNGNKAFFAGAGEQRSFEVIAKESLAGIKQFGLASGRELLRAQMWDYGRLQAQVGAVKEKQASRFDQKAATATVNRMQQQGALQSNELYSFEVFFAPNQNAFTAEMYKDAFDRVIELAGTYGGALITVEGHSDPMEYLRKRKANESALVLGQIKQAARNLSLSRSQAVRDAILQYGKSKNIVLDASQFVTVGHGIAMPKTGICGDEPCAPKTEAEWRTNMRVVFRIVQVEAEAEVFKPL, from the coding sequence GTGAAAACTGATTATTCCAGGATGCTGGCAGGCTTGTTGTTATGTCTCACCGCTATGAGCGCGTGGAGTATTGAATACATTACGCCGAAACCCCTGGCAGAAACGCTCAAGGGTTCTGTGGGCACAGTCAAAAACGGTACTCTTGAGCTGCCCATTATTTCCTGGGGAGCGGATATAGCAACTATTCACGCAAATGGTAATGGTATTAGCACTGCACCAGATTCTTTGTTCGGGCAAGCCGGGCTGGATTTCAAACTCGTGCGTGAAGATGTGTTTGCTCGTCAACTCGAAAAATACATGTCTGGTACCACACCTTATTTGCGCGGCACCATGGGCATGATCAATATGGCCAGCGATTTGCTCGCAGGTGATCCACGCACCAAACCTGTTGTTATTGCCAAGCTCTCTGATTCCGCAGGTGGTGATGTATTGGTCGTAAAAGAAGGTATTCGCACAGTTGCAGATCTGCGCGGTAAAACTGTTGCGCTGCAAGCTTACGGCCCGCACCTGGATTATTTAAATCGTTTGCTTAACGATGCAAATTTAACGCTCGCCGATATCAAAGTGAAATGGGTGCGCGATTTAACCGCAAGTGCAAATTCGCCTGCAGAAGCCCTGCGCCAAAAAGATGTAGATGCCGCTTTTGTGATTACTCCCGACGCGCTCGCGCTCACATCAAACGGTACCGTAGGTACAGGTGCTGAAGAATCTGTACGTGGTGCACGCGTATTAGTTTCCACCAAAACTGCCAATAAAGTTATTGTAGATGTGTACGCAGTGCGCGCGGATTATCTCGAGCAAAATCGTGCAAAAGTTGAAGCTTTTGTGTCGGTATTGTTGAAAGCGCAAGAGCAAGTTGCGGTATTGGTAACCAACAGCGGTTCGCAAAAAGCGGAATATCAAAAGCTGATGAAATCTTCCGCTAAATTATTACTGGATTCTGAACAAGCAGTTGCAGATGCCGAAGGTATGTATGCCGATGCTGCACTCGCGTTATTTAACGGCAACAAAGCATTCTTTGCTGGTGCGGGCGAACAGCGCAGTTTTGAGGTGATTGCAAAAGAATCACTTGCAGGTATTAAACAATTTGGTTTGGCGAGCGGGCGCGAATTATTGCGTGCGCAAATGTGGGATTACGGTCGCTTGCAAGCACAAGTGGGCGCTGTAAAAGAAAAGCAAGCGAGCCGCTTCGATCAAAAAGCGGCGACAGCAACAGTAAACCGCATGCAACAACAGGGCGCGTTGCAATCCAATGAGCTTTATTCATTTGAAGTATTTTTTGCACCTAACCAAAACGCATTTACGGCAGAAATGTATAAAGATGCTTTTGATCGCGTTATTGAGTTGGCGGGAACTTATGGCGGTGCACTGATTACAGTAGAAGGCCACAGTGACCCCATGGAGTATTTACGCAAGCGTAAAGCGAATGAATCTGCATTGGTGCTTGGGCAAATCAAACAAGCAGCGCGCAATTTGAGTTTGAGCCGTTCGCAAGCGGTGCGTGATGCAATTTTGCAATACGGGAAATCTAAAAATATTGTGTTGGATGCAAGCCAGTTTGTCACCGTTGGCCACGGAATTGCCATGCCCAAAACGGGCATTTGCGGCGATGAACCCTGTGCACCTAAAACTGAAGCAGAATGGCGTACCAACATGCGGGTAGTTTTCCGTATTGTTCAAGTTGAAGCGGAAGCAGAAGTCTTTAAACCTTTGTAA
- a CDS encoding NAD(P)H-quinone oxidoreductase, protein MQIIGMKNPGTSDVLYLASAEKPQPKSDEVLIRVHAAGVNRPDVLQREGLYPAPADASPILGLEVAGEIVALGEDVSEWKLGDKVCALVNGGGYAEYAAAPAAQCLPIPDNFTFVQAAALPETFFTVWHNLFQRAQLKAGETLLIHGGTSGIGTTAIQVTIAFGVKVFATAGSVEKCQAIEKLGAVAINYREQDFVAEIKSKTQGQGANVILDMVGGDYIQRNFSAAAKDGRIVNIAFLNGSKTELDLMPLMLKRLTLTGSTLRAQSAQVKAQIAQELKQQVWPLLNKQTNLPMIDSVFPLHHVAQAHERMESGKHIGKIILTVI, encoded by the coding sequence ATGCAAATAATCGGTATGAAAAATCCCGGTACGTCTGATGTGCTCTATCTTGCGAGCGCAGAAAAACCGCAACCTAAATCAGATGAAGTTTTAATTCGCGTTCACGCCGCAGGAGTCAATCGTCCAGATGTTTTGCAGCGTGAAGGTTTATATCCTGCACCGGCAGATGCATCACCCATTTTAGGTTTAGAAGTCGCGGGCGAAATCGTTGCGCTCGGTGAAGACGTTTCAGAATGGAAACTGGGCGATAAAGTTTGCGCTTTAGTAAACGGCGGTGGTTACGCCGAATATGCTGCCGCACCTGCTGCACAATGTTTACCCATTCCCGATAATTTTACATTCGTACAAGCCGCTGCATTACCAGAAACTTTTTTTACCGTGTGGCATAATTTATTTCAACGCGCGCAATTAAAAGCCGGCGAAACCTTGTTAATCCACGGCGGTACCAGCGGCATAGGCACAACTGCAATTCAAGTGACGATTGCCTTTGGTGTAAAAGTATTTGCAACGGCAGGTTCAGTTGAAAAATGCCAAGCGATTGAAAAGCTCGGTGCTGTAGCGATTAATTATCGCGAGCAAGATTTTGTTGCAGAAATAAAATCCAAAACCCAAGGGCAGGGCGCTAACGTCATATTAGATATGGTTGGCGGTGATTATATCCAGCGCAACTTTTCTGCTGCGGCTAAGGATGGTCGAATCGTCAATATCGCTTTTTTAAATGGCAGCAAAACCGAACTGGATTTAATGCCACTCATGTTAAAACGTCTAACGCTCACAGGTTCAACACTGCGAGCACAATCTGCACAAGTGAAGGCGCAAATCGCACAAGAATTAAAACAACAGGTTTGGCCGCTGTTAAATAAGCAAACAAATTTACCGATGATTGATTCCGTGTTTCCATTGCATCATGTGGCACAAGCTCATGAGCGTATGGAATCTGGTAAGCATATTGGAAAAATAATATTGACTGTCATCTAA